A window of Variovorax sp. HW608 genomic DNA:
CCGCCTACAACCAGTACCTCGGCGATCCCGACCACCGACCCAATGCCTGCCTCGGCCCGCTTGGCAACGGGCCGTTCTACGCGGTGAAGGTCTACGCGGGCGACATCGGCACCGCGTGCGCCATCGCCTGCAACGAGAATGCGCAGGCGCTGGACACCAGCGGCCAGCCCATCCCGGGCCTCTACATGGCCGGCAACGACATGCATTCGGTGATGGGCGGCCAGTATCCGGCGCCGGGCATCACGCTCGGGCCCGCGCTCACCTTCGGCTGGGTCGCAGGAAGGCATGCGGCGGGCGCGGCGCTCTGAATCCGTTCACGGCAAATCTGGAGCTTCATCATGCAGATCTACTTTTCTCCCACCTCGCCCTACGTGCGCAAGTGCCTCGTCGCCGCGCATGAACTCGGCCTCGACGGTCGCGTGCGGCTGCTGCCGTCCAACGCCAACCCGGTCACGCGCGACCGCGAGATCATCGCGAAGAACCCGCTGGGCAAGGTGCCGACCTTCATCACCGACGATGGGCTCGTGCTCTACGACAGCCGCGTGATCTGCGAGTACCTCGACGACCTCGCGAAGGGGAGCCTGTTCCCCGCCGCCGGCGCGGACCGCTGGCGCGCGCTGACGCTGCAGTCGCTCGGCGACGGCATCCTCGACGCCGCGCTGCTCGCGCGCTACGAGGACGTCGCGCGGCCCGAGGAACTGCGCTGGGCCGACTGGCGCGCGGGCCAGCTCGACAAGGCAACGACCTCGCTCGATCATCTCGAAGCCGAACCGGCGCTCCTCGGCGGCCCGCTCCACATCGGGCTCATCGCGGTCGCCTGCGCGCTCTGGTACCTGGACCTGCGCTTCCCCGACTTCGACTGGCGCGCGGCACGGCCGAAGGTCGCCGCGTGGTACGAGGAAGCGCGCAAGCGTCCTTCGCTGGGCGCGAGCTGGTCGCTTTGATCCTTTGAGACAAGGGAGGCGTTCGCCTCCCTCGCGTGCGTTGCCGCCGGCGCGACACGCAACGCGCATAAGATCGGGCCCCGTCGCATGCCGACGCACAACCCGAGGAGCCGCGTCCAAGATGGATCACCGATTCCAAACCTTCGTGTATGGCACCGCCATTGCGCTGATGATCGGGTGGGTGTTCTACGTCGGGCGCGACGTCTTCGTGCCGATCATGTTCAGCGTCTTCGTGGTGTACGTGATCCTCGGCATCGCGCGGCTGATCCGGAGCATCCCGGTGGTGGGGGCGAAGCTGCCGCAGTGGGTCATCTCGCTACTGTCGGTGTTCATCATCGCCTTCGGCCTGTGCCTGGTGGTCTACACCCTCATCGCCAACAAGGACAGCGTGATCGCGCAGGCGCCGCGCTACCAGGAGTCGCTGCTCGCCGCGGTGCAGAAGGTGGCGGTGTGGCTGCGCTTCGAATCCGAGCCCACCTGGACCACGCTGCGGCGCGACCTGTTCGCGCAGGTGAGCATCCAGCGCATCGTCGGTTCGGCCTTGTCATCGGTGTCGTCGCTGGTGGCCAGCGTGGTGGTGGTGGCGCTGTATGCGTGCTTCCTGCTGGTCGAACGAGGCCACCTGGAGGCCAAGATCAACGCGATCGCGCAGAGCCCGCAGCATGCGCAGCGCATCAGGCAGGTGATCGCCGACATCAACGCGCGGGTCGGCGCCTATCTGGCGCTCAAGACGCTGCTGGGTGTGCTGCTCGGCGCGCTGAGCTGGGTGATCATGCGCATCATGGGGCTGGAGTTCGCGCCGTTCTGGGCCGTGGTGATCGCGCTCTTGAACTACGTGCCCTACATCGGCTCGGTGCTGAGCGTGCTGCTGCCCGGCGCGATGGCGATGGCGCAGTTCGGCGACGCCAACCATGTGCTGTCGATCATGCTGTGGCTCACGGTGGTGCAGTTCGCGATCGGCAACTTCCTCGACCCCTACATCATGGGGAACTCGCTGAACCTCAGTCCCTTCGCGATCCTCGTGAGCCTCGCGGTGTGGGTGGCGCTGTGGGGCGTGGCGGGCGCGTTCCTCGCGGTGCCGATCACGGCGATGCTCACCATCATCTTCTCGGAGTTCCCGGGCACGCGGCCGGTGGCGGTGCTGCTGTCGCAAAGCGGAAGGCCCTAGCACTCTTCTTCGTTCGCGTTGCACGCAGAGCGGGCCGCGTGTTAAATGCGGCGCGTCGGGTGGTGTCGCAAGACCCGAGGAGGCAGTCGAGATGATCGAAACCCGTATGGCACGCCGCCGCGTCGCGCGCTTGCCGTGGCGGCCTGCCATGCAGGTCTTCATCCTGACGTCGGTGTTGTTTGCGAACGCGGTCTTCGCTGCCGATCCCGACATTGCGCGTGCACGGCAACTCGTGCGCGAGGGCAAGTACCAGGACGCCTATGGCCTGCTCTCGCCGTTCGAGAGCACCCGTGCGGGCGATGCCGAATTCAGCTACCTCATGGGCCGTGCCGCGCTCGGCACGCAGCAGCCCGGGAAGGCCAAGGCGCTGTTCCAGCGCAGTCTTGCCGCGCGCCCCGACTTCGTCGCCGCGCACCTGGGCCTCGGCCGCTCGTACTTTGCGCTCGGCGAATACGCGGAGGCGAAGATCGAGTTCGAGACCGTGCTGCGTTTCGAGAACCTGCCGCCCGACGTGCGCTCGCAGGCCCAGGTCTACGACCAGGCGGCGCGGCAGACACTCGACGACGACAAGCCGTTGTCGGGCTTCGGCTATGCGGAGACGGGCATCGGCCAGTACCGCGTGAACGAGACGGTCGGCACCAACGCGCTGGGCGGCGGCGACCGCCGCGACACCTTCTACAACGCGCGCGCCGGTGGCGGCTTCAACTACGCGCTGCAGAACGGCTATGCGATCGACGGCACGCTGGATCTGCGCTACCGCCATTACGACAACTCGGACAGCCGCAGCGATCAGGACCTGCGCTGGCGGCTCGCGGGCAGCAAGGCATTCGGCGAGAACAACCTCTCGGCGGGCTTCAGGGGCCGCACCAGCTACCGCGGCGACGGCAACTACCGCAACGACGTCTCGATCTTCGCCGACTTGCGGATGCGCTACGACCCGGACAACCAGTTCAGCTTCGGTGGCGACATCCGCCGCCGCAGATATCCCGAGGGCCGCGAGCGCGCGTTGAGCCGCACCACTGCGCTGGTGTCGGCCGGCTGGGTGAATTCGTTCATGGACGGCGTGGGCAGCTTCTCGCTCACCGGCCATGCCGGGCGCAACTACGCGACCAGCCGGCCCGATGGCGATTCCAACGTGTTCGGCGCCACTGCCGCGCTCGACTTCACGGTGAACAAGACCCTGAGCTGGGGCGGCTTCGCGTGGTGGGAGCGCGACTTCTACGCCTCGGACAACATCCACTTTCATCCGGACACAGTCGACAACACCGTGTTTCTGCGCCGGCGCGACAACCTCTACGAAGCCGGTGCCTACCTGGTGTGGGAATTCGTGCCCACCTGGACCCTCAGGCCCGAACTGCTGTGGATCCGCGACCAGAGCAATGCGATCGGCTTCAACTACAGCTCGACCGAGTTCTGGGTCAACGTGCGCAAGAGTTTTTAGGGCGCTTCGAGTCATCGAAAGGCCGATTCATCTCGATCTCGTGCTCGCTTGACAAGCTTTCAGCCGGGTCTGATGCTGATCCGCGAATGTCGCCCGCTGCGCCATTCACCACAACGACGGAGCGAGGATCGGATGGCTTCCACAGAGCAAAAGATGTCCCGCATGCAGCTCACCGCGATGGTGGTGGGCGGGATGGTGGGCGCAGGGATCTTCTCGCTGCCGCGCACCTTCGCGGCTGCGACCGGACCGTTGGGCGCGGTCATCGCGTGGATCGTCGCGGGCACCGGCATGTACATGCTGGCGCGCGTCTTCCAGTCCCTGGCCGAGCGCAAGCCCGAGCTCGACGCCGGCGTCTTCGCCTATGCCAAGGCCGGCTTCGGCGACTACCCGGGCTTTCTCTCGGCCTTCGGCTACTGGATCAGCAGCTGCATCGGCAACGTCTCCTACTGGGTGCTCATCAAGTCCACGCTGGGGGCGTTCTTCCCCGTCTTCGGCGACGGCAACACCGTGGTGGCCATCGTCGTGGCCTCCATCGGCATCTGGCTGTTTCACTTCATGATCCTCAAGGGCGTGCAGCAGGCGGCCTTCATCAACACGATCGTCACCTTCGCCAAGATCATCCCGATCCTGGTGTTCATCGTCATCCTGGCCTTCGCCTTCAGGGGCGAGCTGTTCGAGGCCAACCTCTACGGGGGCGACCTCACGGGCGGCATCTTCGAGCAGGTGCGCGCCACCATGCTGGTGACGGTCTTCGTCTTCATCGGCATCGAGGGCGCCAGCGTCTATTCGCGCTATGCGAAGGAGCGCTCGGACGTGGGCCGGGCCACCATCATGGGCTTCATCGGCGTCACCGGCCTGATGGTGCTGGTGACGATGCTGCCCTATGCGGTGCTGCAGCGCGCGGACATCGCCGGCATGCGCCAGCCCTCGATGGCCGCGGTGCTCGAAGCGGTGGTGGGCCACTGGGGCGCGGTGTTCGTGAGCCTGGGGCTGATCGTCTCGGTGCTGGGGGCGTACCTGGCCTGGTCGCTGATCTGCGCCGAAGTGATGTTCACCGCCGCCCGGACCCGCGACATGCCGGCCGTCTTCGCGCGCGAGAACGCCAACCGGGTGCCGGCCAATGCGCTGTGGCTGACCAACGCCATCGTGCAGCTGATCGTCATCACGACCTACTGGTCGCGCGACGCCTTCGCGCTGATGCTGAACCTCACGAGCGCGATGTCGCTGATTCCGTATCTCTTCGTGGCCGCCTACGGCTTCCTGCTGTCCAAGCGCGGCGAGAGCTACCAGGTGCGCCCGCAGGAGCGCGGGCGCGACCTCGTCATCGCGGCGCTGGCGATCATCTACACCGTCTTCATGATCTGGGCGGGCGGCCTCAAGTTCATCCTGCTGGCCGCCGTGCTGTATGCACCGGGCACGGTCCTTTACATCTGGGCGCGGCGCGAGCAGGGCAAGCCGGTGTTCGCAGCGATCGACTGGGTCATCCTCATCGTCGTCGTCATCGGTGCGCTCGTGGGCCTCTTCGGCCTCGCCACGGGCGCCATCACCATCTGAACAGGAGACACACCATGGCCAAGGCAAGTGCGAGTGCGACCAGCAAGACCAGGACGAGCGAGTTCGGCGTCCACTCCGAAGTCGGGCAACTGCGCAAGGTCATGGTGTGCGCCCCCGGGCGTGCCCATCAGCGACTGACGCCGAGCAACTGCGACGAACTGCTCTTCGACGACGTGCTGTGGGTCGAGAACGCCAAGCGCGACCACTTCGACTTCGTCACCAAGATGCGCGACCGCGGCGTGGAAGTCGTCGAGATGCACAACCTGCTTGCCGAGACGGTGGCCGTGCCCGAGGGCAAGAAGTGGATCCTCGACAACCAGGTGGTGCCCAACCAGGTGGGCCTGGGCTTCATCGACGAGCTGCGCAGCTACCTCGAAGGGCTGAGCCATCGCGACCTCGCCGAGACGCTGATCGGCGGCCTTTCGACCCATGACTTCCCCGAGGCCCATGGCGGTCAGGCGCTCAAGGTCGCGAAGGAGGCCGCGGGCGGCACCGAGTACCTGCTGCCGCCGCTGCCCAACACGCTCTACACGCGCGACACCACCTGCTGGATCTACGGCGGCGTGACGCTCAATCCGCTCTACTGGCCCGCGCGGCACGAGGAAACCATCCTCACCACCTCGATCTACCGCTTCCATCCCGACTTCGCCGGCAAGGTCAACGTCTGGTGGGGCGATCCGACGCAGGACCATGGCCTGGCCACGCTGGAGGGCGGCGACGTGATGCCGATCGGCAAGGGCGTCGTCCTCATCGGCATGAGCGAGCGCACCTCGCGCCAGGCGATCAGCCAGCTCGCCGCCACGCTCTTCGAGAAGGGCGCTGCAGAGCGCGTGATCGTCGCGGCGATGCCCAAGATCCGTGCCGCGATGCACCTGGACACGGTGTTCACCTTCGCCGACCGCGACTGCGTGCTGCTCGCGCCGGACTTCATGAACAAGACCAGCACCTTCTCGTACTACCCGAGCGAGCACGCGAGCGGGGTCGAGCTGCGCAATGAGAACAAGCCCTTCGTCGACGTGGTCACGCAAGCGCTGGGCCTGAAGAAGATGCGCGTCGTGGAAGCCGGCGGCAGCGACTACCAGCGCGAGCGCACCCAGTGGGACAGCGGCGCGAACCTGGTCTGCGCATCGCCGGGCGTGGTCTATGCGTATGACCGCAACACCTACACCAACACGCTGCTGCGCAAGCACGGCATCGAGGTGATCACCATCGTGGGCGCCGAGCTCGGCCGGGGCCGCGGCGGTGGCCACTGCATGACCTGCCCGATCGTGCGCGACCCCGTGGACTACTGAGTCGTCAATCCAACCGACGAGAGAGGACGGGTGCCCGTGCCTGAAAAAAATGTGAGCCATTCCAGGGTCCTGTCCCGGGCCACGGCGCTCGTCGCGCTGGCCGCAGCCGTCTCGCTGTCGGCCTGCAGGCGCGCGGACGAGGCGCCGGTGGCGGAGATCCGTCCGGTGCGCGTGATGAAGATCGAGACGCGCGCGATCGGCGACACGGTCACGCTGACCGGCAACGTGCAGGCGCAGACCGAGATCAACCAGTCGTTCCGCATCGACGGGCGCTTGATCGAACGCAGCGTCGAGATCGGCGACCGGGTGAAGCAGGGCCAGTTGCTGGCCCGGCTCGATCCCCTGAACGAAGAGACGGCGCTGCAATCGGCGCGCGCGCAACTGGCGGCGGCGCAGGCGCAGAACATCGAGGCCCGCACCAACCACACGCGGCTGCGTGATCTGCTGGCCGAGAACGCGGTGTCGCGCGCCTCGTTCGACCAGGCCGACTCGCTGTTGAAGGTCACGCAGTCGCAGGTCGAGACCGCGCAGTCGCAGGTGACGCTGGCGCAGAACCGCCTCAACTACACGCGCCTCAATGCCGACGTGTCCGGCGTGGTCACGGCGCGCGGGCCGGAGCCCGGCGAAGTGGTGCAGGCGGGCCGCATGGTGGTGCAGGTGGCGCGCGAAGGCGCGCGCGACGCGGTGTTCGACGTGCCGGCGCAGGTCAAGAACAGTGCGCCGTCCAATCCCGACATCAGCGTCTCGCTCACCGACGACCCGAAGGTCACCGCACGGGGGCAGGTGCGCGAGGTGTCGCCGCGCGCCGATCCGGTGACGGGCACCTTCAGCGTGCGGGTGCGGCTCATCGACGCGCCCGCGGCGATCCGGCTCGGCTCCACCGTGACCGGGCGCATGAAGCTCGACAGCTCGCCGGCCATCGACATTCCCGCGTCGGCGCTCAACCGCGCGGGCAACAGCGCCTCGGTGTGGGTGGTCGATCCGAAGAGCGGCGTCGTCGCGGCGCGCCCGATCGAGGTGCGCGCCTTCGACGCGGCGCGCGTCCAGGTCACTGCCGGCCTGTCGCCCGGCGACCTGGTCGTGACGGCGGGCGTGCAGGCGCTGCGCCCCGGCCAGAAGGTCCGCATCCTCGAGGCCGCGCAGTGATCGGGCCGAACCTGTCGGAATGGGCGCTGTCCAAGCGCTCGCTGGTGCTGTTCCTGATGATCATCTCGGTGGTCGCCGGGGCCCTGTCTTTCCTGCGCCTCGGGCGTGCCGAAGATCCGGCCTTCACCTTCCGCACCATGGTCGTCGCGGCCGGCTGGCCCGGTGCGACCGTCGACGAAACGCTGCAGCAGGTCGCCGAGCGCCTGGAGCGCACGCTGCAGGAGACGCGCCATCTCGACCGCGTCCGCAGCTACACGGTGGCGGGCCAGACCACGATCTTCGTCGACCTCAAGCAGTCCACGCCGCCGGGCGAGATCCCCGACATCTGGTACCAGGTGCGCAAGAACGTCGGCGACATGCGGCAGACCCTGCCGCAGGGCGTGGTCGGCCCGTTCTTCAACGACGACTTCGGCGACACCTTCGGGATCATCTACGCCTTTACCGCCGACGGCTTCAACTTCCGCGAGCTGCGCGACCATGTCGAGGCCGCGCGCTCGCGGCTGCTGCAGGTGCCGGACGTGTCGAAGATCGAGGTGCTCGGCGCGCAGGACGAGCAGATCCTCATCGAGTTCTCCACCGAGCGCCTCGCCGGCCTGCGGCTGGATTACCCGAGCATCGTCAACGCGCTGCAGGCGCAGAACGTGATCCGCCCCGCGGGCACGATACAGACCGAGCAGGAGCGCGTCTTCATGCGCGTGAGCGGCGCCTTCGATTCCGAGCACGACATCGAGGCGGTCACCCTGGTGCTGGGCAACCGCATGCTCCGGCTCGGCGACATCGCCAGCGTGCGGCGCGGCTTCGTCGATCCGCCGCAGCCGATGTTCCGCGTCAACGGCAAGCCGGCCATCGGTCTCGCGATCGCGATGCGCGAGGCGGGCGACATCCTCGCTCTCGGCGCCAACATCAAGAAGGAGATGGCCGACTTCACCGCCAACCTGCCGCACGGCATCGAGCCGACGCTGGTGGCCGACCAGGCGGTGACGGTCGATGTCGCGATCAACGACTTCATGTCCTCGCTCTGGCAGGCGATCATCATCATCCTGGCGTGCAGCTTCGTGAGCCTGGGCGTGCGGCCCGGCATGGTGGTGGCGCTGTCGATCCCGCTCACGCTGGCGATCGTGTTCGCGCTGATGGACATGCTGCACATCGACCTGCACCGCATCTCGCTCGGCGCGCTGATCATCGCGCTCACCTTGCTGGTGGACGACGCGATGACCACGGTCGACGCGATGATCAACCGGCTCGCGGCCGGCGACACCAAGGACCAGGCCGCGACCTTCGCCTACAGGACGCTGGCCGCGCCGATGCTGATCGGCACCCTGGTCACCATCTCCAGTTTCGTGCCGATCGGCTTCGCGCGCAGCTCGGCGGGCGAATACACCTTCTCGATCTTCAGCGTGGTGGCGCTGGCGCTCCTGGTGTCGTGGCTCGGCGCGGTGGTCTTCTCGCCGCTGGTGGGCAAGGCGATCCTGAAGGCGCCCAAGGCCGATGCGCCGGCCGCCAAGCCGAGCAAGGTGACGGCGGTGTACGGCCGCTTCCTCGAAGGCGCGATCCGCGCGAAGTGGGTCACTTTCGCGGTGACGATCGCGGCCTTCGTGGCGACGCTCTTCCTGGTGCGCTTCGTGCCGCAGCAGTTCTTCCCGGCCTCCGACCGGCCCGAGCTCACGGTCGACATGACGCTGCGCCAGAACGCATCGATCCACGCGACCGAGGCGCAGGCCGAGCGGCTGGAGCAGTTCCTCAGGAGCGATCCGGACGTCGACCACTTCAGCACCTACGTGGGCCGCGGCGCGATCCGCTTCATCCTCACGCTGAACGTGCAGCTCGCGAATCCGTTCTTCACGCAGTTCGTCATCGTCGCGAAGGACGTGCAGGCCCGCGACCGCCTGCACCAGAAGCTCGAGCAGGTGCTTGCCGAGCAGTTCCCCGACGTGGTCGCACGCGTATCGCCGCTCGAACTCGGCCCGCCGGTCGGATGGCCGCTGCAGTACCGCGTGAGCGGCCCCGACGCGAACGAGGTGCGCAGGTACTCGCTCGACCTCGCGGGCGTTCTCGGATCGGATTCGCGTGTGCGGCACGTCAACTTCGACTGGATGGAGCCTGCGCGGCAGGTCAAGATCCGCATCAACCAGGAGGAGGCGCGGCAGCTCGGCGTCAGTTCCGCGGCACTGGCGGCCATCCTCAACTCGGCGATCACCGGGTCGGTGGTGACGCAGGTGCGCGACGACATCTATCTCGTCAACGTCGTCGCCCGCGCCACCGAGCAGCAGCGCGTGTCGTTCCAGAGCCTGAGCTCGCTGGCGGTGCCCACGCCGGCCGGCCGCATGGTGCCGCTCGCCCAGTTCGCGACCTTCGACGAGGAACAGGAGCTGCCGCTCGTCTGGCGTCGCAACCGGGTGCCGACGCTCACGGTGCGCGCGGACGTGACCCATGGCGTGCTGCCGGACACGGTGGTGGTCGCGCTGGCCGACCGCATCAAGGAGTTCAACGCCAAGCTGCCCAGGGGCTACAAGGTCGAGACCGGCGGCCTGTTCGAGGAAAGCGCGGCATCGAGCGCCTCGGTGTTCGCGGTGGTGCCGCTGATGATCGTGCTGATGCTGCTGTGCGTGATGGTGCTGCTCGTGAGCTTCAGGCGGCTGGCCATGGTGGTGGTGATCCTGCCGCTGGGGCTGATCGGCGTGGTGCTGTCGCTGCTCATCTTCAACCGGCCGCTGGGCTTCGTCGCGATCCTCGGCATCCTGGCGCTGATCGGGATGATCGCGAAGAACGCGGTGATCCTGGTCGTGCAGATCGAGACCTACCGCGCCGAGGGCCAGAGCGTGCTCGACGCGGTGATGATGTCGGGCACCTCGCGGCTGCGGCCGATGATCCTGACCTCGATCTCCACCGTGCTGGGCCTGATCCCGATCGCGCCCACCGTGTTCTGGGGCTCGATGGCCTTCGCGATCATGGGCGGCCTGCTGGTGGCGACGCTGCTGACGCTGGTGCTGCTGCCCACGATGTACGTCGCGGTGTTCGGCAAGGAAGACCAGGCCCGGCGCGCCGAGGGCGTGCGGCCGGCGGTCGACGCGGCCTGAGTGCTGGCCCGATGAAAGCACCCGCCGCCCCCGTCGCGCGCACCGTGGTCAGCCGGGGCCTGCTGTTCCTCGGCCTCTGGCTGGTGCTGATGCCGAGCCTCGAGCCGGCCGACCTCGCGGTCGGGCTCTTCGCCACCGTCGCCGCGACCTGGACCAGCGTTCGCCTGATGCCGCCCGAAGTGGGCTACGTGCGGCTGCTGCCGTTGCTGGCCTTCGTGCCGCACTTCCTGTGGCAGTCGGTGATGGCCGGCGTGGACGTGGCCAGGCGCGCGATGTCGCCGCGGATGCCGCTCAAGGACGGCTTCGTCGCCTGCCCGGTGGGCCTGCCGCCGGGCCTGGCGCGCAACGACTTCGTCTCGATCATGAGCCTCATGCCGGGTTCGCTGCCGGTGGGCGAGACGGCGGATGCCGTGGTCTATCACTGCCTGGACACCGACCAGCCGCTCGCGAAGACGATGGCGAAGGAAGAGCAGTTGCTGCTCGATGCGCTGGTCGTGGTGGAGCCGGGTGGATGAGCGCCATGGACGACTTCCTGCTCAGCGCCTGCGCCTTCGTGCTGCTGATGATCGCGGTGAGCCTCGTCGTGGTGCTGCGCGGGCCGGGGAGCAGCGCGCGCATGATGGCGGCGATGCTGTTCTGCACCGGCGGCATCGCGAGCCTCCTGCTGCTGGGCACGATCCACGGCATGGAGATCGTCATCAACGTCGTGCTCACGCTCGCGGTGCTGGCGCCCTTCGCGACCATCGCGTTCGTGCGGGCCGGCGCGGTGCTGGTGCGCGACGAATCCGCCGCCGACACGGCAGGCAGCGCGCAGGCGGGCAAGCCATGATCAGCACGATCGCCGACCTCTTCACCGTCGTGGCCGTTTGCGCAGGCGGGTTCTTCTTCCTGGCCGGCACGGTGGGGCTGCTGCGCTTTCCGGACTCCTACACGCGGTTGCATGCGCTGACCAAGGCCGACAACCTCGGGCTGGGCCTGATCGTTCTCGGGCTCCTGCCGCAGGCCGGCAGCGTGAGCCTCGCCCTCAAGCTGATCGCGATCTGGTTCCTGGTGCTGCTCGCGTCGGCGACCGCATCGCAGATGATCGCGCGCGCCATTCGCGAGACCGGGCGAACGGATGCTTCGGCCGCACCGGACCCCGGGGAGGCTCGCCGATGAGCGTGCTGCTGAACCTCGCGCTCGTGCTGCTGTTCATCGGGCTCGCGGCGTGGACGGTCTTGACGCGCGACACCTTCGCGGCGGTGGCCGGGTTCATTCCGTACGGCCTGCTGCTGACAGTGGTGTGGCTGCGGCTGGTGGCGGTCGATGTCGCGATCACCGAGGCCGCGATCGGCGCCGGCCTGACCGGGGCGCTGCTGGTGGGCGCGGCCGCGCGCCTGCGCGCCACCGAAGCGCGGACGAATCGCCTGCGTCCCGGTGCCTGGACGCGCGTGCTGGCGGCGATCGGCTCGGTTGCGGTCGCGGGCTTCGTCGCGGTCTGCGT
This region includes:
- a CDS encoding monovalent cation/H+ antiporter complex subunit F is translated as MSAMDDFLLSACAFVLLMIAVSLVVVLRGPGSSARMMAAMLFCTGGIASLLLLGTIHGMEIVINVVLTLAVLAPFATIAFVRAGAVLVRDESAADTAGSAQAGKP
- a CDS encoding cation:proton antiporter — protein: MISTIADLFTVVAVCAGGFFFLAGTVGLLRFPDSYTRLHALTKADNLGLGLIVLGLLPQAGSVSLALKLIAIWFLVLLASATASQMIARAIRETGRTDASAAPDPGEARR